The Deinococcus sonorensis KR-87 genome includes a window with the following:
- a CDS encoding thiamine pyrophosphate-dependent dehydrogenase E1 component subunit alpha, which yields MIHPLPTPVQYLGEDGSVRPGVTLPGTPDDWYALWHTMLLVREYDRKLVTLLRQGRTTFYAQAAGMEATQVGIGRALRPGHDWVWGYYRDQGIALTMGARLQDLAAQMLGSNSDPNRGRQMPHHYGSAQINFVSASSSIANQVPPATGTALAQKMLGTDEVTVCTFGDGATSEGDWHAGLNMAGVQQVPCVFVCENNQWAISTPLSRQTASDGIVAKAAGYGMPGVQVDGNDVLAVWAVVQEAVDRARRGGGPTLVEALTYRMGAHSNADADAEKTYRSREEVQHWQARDPLVRFERFLERQGHSISAAQRSEAVASLHRQIDEAIQEAENSGQPDWRSMFEDVYADMPVHLRRQYQQLRLEQEAGQS from the coding sequence ATGATTCATCCACTCCCCACGCCCGTGCAGTATCTGGGCGAGGACGGAAGCGTCCGGCCCGGCGTCACCCTGCCGGGCACGCCAGACGACTGGTATGCCCTCTGGCACACCATGCTGCTGGTGCGCGAATACGACCGCAAACTGGTGACCCTGCTGCGGCAGGGCCGCACCACCTTCTACGCCCAGGCCGCCGGTATGGAGGCCACCCAGGTGGGCATCGGTCGGGCGCTGCGGCCCGGCCACGACTGGGTCTGGGGCTACTACCGCGACCAGGGCATTGCCCTCACCATGGGGGCGCGCCTTCAAGACCTCGCCGCTCAGATGCTCGGCAGCAACAGCGACCCGAACCGTGGCCGGCAGATGCCGCATCACTACGGCAGCGCCCAGATCAATTTTGTCAGCGCGTCCAGCAGCATCGCCAATCAGGTGCCGCCGGCGACCGGCACCGCCCTGGCCCAGAAAATGCTCGGCACCGACGAGGTGACGGTCTGTACCTTCGGGGACGGCGCCACCAGTGAGGGCGACTGGCACGCCGGGCTGAACATGGCCGGCGTGCAGCAGGTGCCGTGCGTGTTCGTCTGCGAGAACAACCAGTGGGCCATCAGCACACCGCTGAGCCGCCAGACCGCCAGCGACGGCATTGTGGCCAAGGCGGCCGGCTACGGCATGCCGGGCGTGCAGGTGGACGGCAACGATGTGCTGGCGGTCTGGGCCGTGGTGCAGGAAGCGGTGGACCGGGCCCGGCGGGGCGGCGGCCCCACGCTGGTGGAGGCCCTGACCTACCGGATGGGCGCTCACAGCAATGCCGACGCCGACGCCGAGAAGACCTACCGCAGCCGTGAGGAGGTGCAGCACTGGCAGGCCCGCGATCCGCTGGTGCGCTTCGAGCGGTTTCTGGAGCGGCAGGGGCACAGCATCAGCGCCGCCCAGCGCTCGGAGGCAGTGGCCAGCCTGCACCGTCAGATCGACGAGGCGATTCAGGAAGCGGAGAACAGCGGCCAGCCGGACTGGCGCAGCATGTTCGAGGACGTGTACGCCGACATGCCGGTGCACCTGCGCCGACAGTACCAGCAGCTGCGGCTGGAACAGGAAGCGGGGCAGTCATGA
- a CDS encoding alpha-ketoacid dehydrogenase subunit beta has translation MTTTESRPAGTSGAGESTTLTLIQAITLGMQGEMRRDPRVVVFGEDVGARGGVFLATAGLQQEFGEERVFDTPLSEAAIVGAAVGMAVRGLRPIAEIQFADYMGPGFDQLVSQAAKLRYRSGGQFSCPMVVRTPSGGGVKGGHHHSQSPEAYYCHTPGLKVVMPSTPYDALGLLRAAVRGADPVIYFEPKRLYRAVKGEVPTEDYIVELGRAAVRQSGTDLSLIGYGGVMPDVLKAAQALGEQGVSVEVLDLRSLVPWDREAVMASVARTGRAVLVSEAPRIGSFMTEVASSIQEDVFDSLLAPVGLVAGFDTPYPYAQDRVYLPGAGRIVNAAVQTLNYG, from the coding sequence ATGACCACCACGGAATCCAGGCCTGCCGGGACCAGCGGGGCAGGGGAGAGCACCACCCTCACGCTGATCCAGGCGATCACGCTGGGCATGCAGGGCGAGATGCGCCGCGACCCCAGGGTTGTGGTGTTCGGAGAGGACGTCGGTGCGCGCGGCGGGGTCTTCCTGGCCACCGCCGGACTGCAACAAGAGTTCGGCGAGGAGCGGGTGTTCGACACCCCGCTGAGCGAGGCGGCCATCGTGGGCGCCGCAGTGGGCATGGCGGTGCGCGGCCTGCGCCCGATCGCCGAGATTCAGTTCGCGGATTACATGGGGCCGGGCTTCGACCAGCTGGTGAGTCAGGCGGCCAAACTGCGCTACCGCTCCGGCGGCCAGTTCAGCTGCCCCATGGTGGTGCGGACCCCCAGCGGCGGCGGCGTGAAAGGCGGCCACCACCACAGCCAGAGCCCGGAAGCGTACTACTGCCACACGCCCGGCCTGAAAGTGGTGATGCCCAGCACCCCCTACGACGCGCTGGGCCTGCTGCGGGCCGCAGTGCGCGGCGCTGACCCGGTGATCTACTTCGAGCCGAAGCGGCTGTACCGGGCCGTCAAGGGTGAGGTGCCCACCGAGGACTACATTGTTGAACTCGGCCGGGCCGCGGTTCGCCAGTCCGGCACCGACCTGAGTCTGATCGGATACGGCGGCGTGATGCCCGACGTGCTGAAGGCCGCCCAGGCGCTGGGCGAGCAGGGCGTGTCGGTGGAAGTGTTGGACCTACGGAGCCTGGTGCCCTGGGACCGTGAGGCAGTGATGGCCTCGGTGGCGCGCACCGGACGGGCCGTGCTGGTGAGCGAGGCGCCGCGCATCGGCAGCTTCATGACCGAGGTTGCATCCAGCATCCAGGAAGACGTGTTCGACAGCCTGCTGGCTCCGGTGGGGCTGGTCGCCGGCTTCGACACGCCCTACCCGTACGCCCAGGACCGGGTGTACCTGCCGGGTGCGGGCCGCATCGTGAACGCGGCGGTTCAGACGCTCAACTATGGCTGA
- a CDS encoding dihydrolipoamide acetyltransferase family protein produces the protein MTREVVLPELAESIVEGEILKWLVQEGEPVALEQPLCEVMTDKVTVELPSPVAGVLKRQLVQEGQVVAVHAPIALIEDAAAAAPSAPAQTAAPAPAPAAPSGLPTASGTPVQVLEAPPAANGDEGSLFRAFASDEKVQVAGLRAPAELAGQQAGQPAQPLPPEGQGRGTQRVLAVPAARQLARELGLDIAQVAGQGPNGRVSVMDVHRHAQARSAPATDAPAARSAPGLGVAPVQYRTPKGYEERERREPLRGLRRAISTQMTASHLYTVRTLTVDEVNLTRLVDLRARLNAGAAPEDPRLSYLPFIFKAVVAALRLYPSLNTSLDEATQEVVHKSYYNLGMAVATDAGLVVPVIRDADRRSVLDLSRTVTDLASRARTGKLAADELAGSTFSITNIGSVGALFSFPIINVPDAAILGVHSIVKRPVFDEHDRVVPAHMMYLSLSFDHRLVDGAEAARFCREVIRLLEDPERLLVSV, from the coding sequence ATGACAAGGGAAGTGGTACTGCCGGAACTGGCCGAGAGCATTGTGGAGGGCGAGATCCTCAAGTGGCTGGTGCAGGAGGGGGAGCCGGTGGCGCTGGAGCAGCCGCTGTGCGAGGTGATGACCGACAAGGTTACGGTGGAACTGCCCAGCCCGGTGGCCGGGGTGCTGAAGCGCCAGCTGGTGCAGGAGGGGCAGGTGGTGGCGGTCCACGCGCCGATCGCGCTGATCGAGGACGCCGCAGCGGCGGCCCCCAGTGCACCGGCGCAGACCGCTGCGCCCGCCCCCGCGCCGGCCGCCCCCTCCGGCCTCCCCACCGCCAGCGGCACGCCGGTGCAGGTGCTGGAAGCGCCGCCCGCTGCGAACGGCGACGAGGGGAGCCTGTTCCGGGCCTTCGCCTCGGACGAGAAGGTGCAGGTGGCGGGTCTGCGTGCCCCGGCGGAGCTGGCCGGACAGCAGGCGGGCCAGCCGGCGCAGCCCCTACCGCCGGAAGGGCAGGGGAGAGGGACCCAGCGGGTGCTGGCGGTGCCGGCCGCCCGGCAGCTGGCGCGGGAACTGGGCCTGGACATCGCCCAGGTGGCGGGCCAGGGGCCGAACGGCCGGGTGAGCGTGATGGACGTGCACCGCCACGCCCAGGCGCGTTCCGCCCCGGCCACCGACGCTCCGGCGGCCCGCAGTGCGCCGGGGCTGGGCGTGGCCCCGGTGCAGTACCGCACCCCCAAGGGCTACGAGGAGCGCGAGCGCCGCGAGCCGCTGCGGGGGCTGCGCCGGGCCATCAGCACCCAGATGACCGCCAGCCACCTCTACACGGTCCGCACCCTGACGGTGGACGAGGTGAACCTGACCCGGCTGGTGGACCTGCGCGCCCGCCTGAACGCCGGGGCCGCCCCGGAGGACCCGCGGCTCAGCTACCTGCCGTTCATCTTCAAGGCGGTGGTGGCGGCGCTTCGGCTGTACCCCAGCCTGAACACCTCGCTGGACGAGGCGACCCAGGAGGTGGTGCACAAGAGCTACTACAACCTGGGCATGGCGGTGGCCACCGACGCGGGGCTGGTGGTGCCGGTGATCCGGGACGCCGACCGGCGCAGCGTGCTGGACCTGAGCCGCACGGTGACCGACCTCGCCAGCCGGGCGCGGACCGGCAAGCTGGCCGCCGACGAACTGGCCGGCAGCACCTTCAGCATCACCAACATCGGCTCGGTGGGGGCACTGTTCAGCTTCCCGATCATCAACGTGCCGGACGCGGCGATCCTGGGCGTCCACAGCATCGTGAAGCGCCCGGTGTTCGACGAGCACGACCGGGTCGTTCCGGCTCACATGATGTACCTGTCGCTGAGCTTTGACCACCGACTGGTGGACGGCGCTGAGGCGGCCCGCTTCTGCCGCGAGGTGATCCGGCTGCTGGAGGACCCGGAGCGTCTGCTGGTATCGGTGTGA
- the lpdA gene encoding dihydrolipoyl dehydrogenase, translated as MDFDVLVIGAGPGGYHAAIRAAQLGLKVACAEMEAVGGVCLNVGCIPTKALLHAGETIAQSRHASEFGLSFSDPKLDIVKMNGWKDSIVKKLTGGVAGLFRANKVTHLIGQATFVDDHTVQVGDKTYTAQNIIIATGSEPARLPGLEVDQQRVVDSTGALVVPDPVPARMLCVGGGVIGFEFAHIYNNLGSKVKVIEFLPNIIPGADTDAVKEFRKSMEKQGIVVQTRTKANWLEQQPDGLHVELESVESGEKTVEVFDRVLVAVGRRPRSAGLNLEAVGVAVSERGFIPVNTRMQTNVPHIYAIGDVAGNPMLAHKAMKEGLVAAEVIAGKPSEQDAVAIPGVVYTSPELAWVGLTEAEAKEKGYTVRTGVFPMSASGRAMTLQSTDGFVKMVVEEGTDLLLGVHIVGPHASDLLGEAGLALEMAATASDIALTIHAHPTLGESVLEAAEAVHKQAIHIINR; from the coding sequence ATGGACTTTGACGTACTGGTGATCGGGGCTGGCCCCGGCGGCTACCATGCTGCCATCCGGGCGGCGCAGCTGGGCCTGAAGGTGGCGTGTGCCGAGATGGAAGCGGTGGGCGGGGTGTGCCTGAACGTCGGGTGTATTCCCACCAAGGCGCTGCTGCACGCGGGCGAGACCATCGCCCAGAGCCGGCATGCCTCCGAATTCGGGCTGAGCTTCAGCGACCCGAAGCTCGACATCGTCAAGATGAACGGCTGGAAGGACAGCATCGTCAAGAAGCTGACCGGCGGCGTGGCGGGGCTGTTCCGGGCCAATAAGGTCACGCACCTGATCGGGCAGGCCACCTTCGTGGACGACCATACCGTGCAGGTGGGTGACAAGACCTACACCGCCCAGAACATCATCATCGCCACCGGCTCGGAGCCGGCCCGGCTGCCGGGCCTGGAGGTGGACCAGCAGCGGGTGGTGGACAGCACCGGCGCGCTGGTGGTGCCGGACCCGGTGCCGGCCCGGATGCTGTGCGTGGGCGGCGGCGTAATCGGCTTCGAGTTCGCGCACATCTACAACAACCTGGGCAGCAAGGTGAAGGTCATCGAGTTCCTGCCGAACATCATTCCCGGCGCCGACACCGACGCCGTGAAGGAATTCCGCAAGAGCATGGAGAAACAGGGCATCGTGGTCCAGACCCGCACCAAGGCCAACTGGCTGGAGCAGCAGCCGGACGGCCTGCATGTGGAGCTGGAGAGCGTGGAGAGCGGCGAGAAGACCGTGGAGGTCTTTGACCGGGTGCTGGTGGCGGTGGGCCGCCGCCCGCGCAGCGCCGGCCTGAACCTGGAGGCGGTGGGCGTGGCGGTCAGCGAGCGCGGCTTCATTCCGGTGAACACCCGCATGCAGACCAATGTGCCGCACATCTACGCCATCGGCGACGTGGCCGGCAACCCGATGCTGGCGCACAAGGCGATGAAGGAGGGGCTGGTGGCCGCCGAGGTGATCGCCGGCAAGCCCAGCGAGCAGGACGCCGTGGCGATCCCTGGCGTGGTGTACACCTCGCCGGAGCTCGCCTGGGTGGGCCTCACCGAGGCCGAGGCCAAGGAGAAGGGCTACACGGTCCGCACCGGCGTGTTCCCGATGAGCGCCTCCGGCCGCGCCATGACGCTGCAGAGCACCGACGGCTTCGTGAAGATGGTGGTGGAGGAAGGCACCGACCTGCTGCTGGGCGTCCACATCGTGGGGCCGCACGCCAGCGACCTGCTGGGCGAGGCGGGGCTGGCGCTGGAGATGGCCGCCACCGCCAGCGACATCGCGCTGACCATCCACGCGCACCCGACCCTGGGCGAGAGCGTGCTGGAGGCGGCCGAGGCCGTGCACAAGCAGGCGATCCACATCATCAACCGCTGA
- a CDS encoding metallophosphoesterase family protein, protein MRLAVLADLHANLEATLAVHADIQRRGITEVWVLGDLVGKGPRPREVLAWVQAYATRVIQGNWDARVAGATHRPQDLWPRALLSAGDLRYLAELPYGIEEQFAGQQWRFVHAGSKGVFHRLYPHSSLQEQVAAFEPNPALGLHQHADALVYADIHEALILDVEGLPLINCGSVGNPLDSTLACYLILEFGEIGYSLQFVRLPYNRQAEIAAAEASGMPFTREYITELLTGAYQRRRLRTGTETG, encoded by the coding sequence ATGAGGCTCGCCGTCCTTGCCGACCTGCACGCCAACCTGGAGGCGACGCTGGCGGTCCACGCCGACATTCAGCGGCGCGGCATCACCGAAGTGTGGGTGCTGGGCGACCTGGTGGGCAAGGGGCCCCGCCCGCGCGAGGTGCTGGCCTGGGTACAGGCATACGCCACCCGCGTCATCCAGGGCAACTGGGATGCCCGGGTGGCCGGCGCCACCCACCGCCCGCAGGACCTGTGGCCGCGCGCGCTGCTGAGCGCCGGCGACCTGCGTTATCTGGCCGAGCTGCCGTACGGCATCGAGGAGCAGTTTGCCGGGCAGCAGTGGCGCTTTGTGCATGCCGGCAGCAAGGGGGTGTTTCACCGGCTGTACCCACACAGCAGCCTGCAGGAGCAGGTGGCGGCCTTCGAACCGAACCCGGCGCTGGGTCTGCACCAGCACGCCGACGCGCTGGTCTATGCCGACATCCACGAGGCGCTGATTCTGGACGTGGAGGGCCTGCCGCTGATCAACTGCGGCTCGGTGGGCAACCCGCTGGACTCCACCCTGGCCTGCTACCTGATCCTGGAGTTCGGGGAGATCGGGTACAGCCTGCAGTTCGTCCGGCTCCCATACAACCGTCAGGCCGAGATCGCGGCGGCCGAGGCCAGCGGGATGCCCTTCACCCGCGAGTACATCACCGAGCTGCTGACCGGGGCCTACCAGCGCCGGCGCCTGCGCACCGGCACCGAGACCGGCTGA
- a CDS encoding tRNA (adenine(22)-N(1))-methyltransferase TrmK: MTDARLHAAAELIRSELHVDIGSDHAGLPVLLLRSGRVQRCIVVEKTPGPLETARQGLGSAGLLERCELRLGDGFGPLQPHELGSVSLTGLGARTMVRILERAPQPPGALVLQPNDDPGLLRRWAAAHGYWLVAERLVAGFWRYPVLRLEPHAGPDPAYLGLPPNAALRFGPHLLREQHPLLLEELQAQQQRLARLAAHGRAQVLQDLADVEAALAWLAHPSQA, encoded by the coding sequence ATGACCGATGCCCGGCTGCACGCCGCCGCTGAGCTGATCCGCAGCGAGCTGCACGTGGACATCGGCAGCGATCACGCCGGGTTGCCGGTGCTGCTGCTGCGCTCCGGGCGGGTGCAGCGCTGTATCGTGGTCGAGAAGACGCCGGGGCCGCTGGAGACGGCGCGCCAGGGCCTCGGCTCGGCCGGGCTGTTGGAGCGCTGTGAGCTGCGGCTGGGCGACGGCTTCGGGCCGCTGCAGCCGCATGAGCTGGGTTCGGTCAGCCTGACCGGCCTGGGCGCCCGCACCATGGTCCGCATCCTGGAGCGCGCGCCCCAGCCGCCCGGCGCGCTGGTGCTGCAGCCGAACGACGACCCGGGCCTGCTGCGGCGCTGGGCCGCTGCCCACGGCTACTGGCTGGTGGCCGAGCGGCTGGTGGCCGGGTTCTGGCGCTATCCGGTGCTGCGGCTGGAGCCGCATGCCGGTCCGGACCCCGCCTATCTGGGGCTGCCGCCGAACGCGGCGCTGCGGTTCGGACCACACCTGCTGCGCGAGCAGCATCCGCTGCTGCTGGAGGAGTTGCAGGCCCAGCAGCAGCGTCTGGCCCGGCTGGCTGCGCATGGCCGCGCCCAGGTGCTGCAGGACCTCGCGGACGTCGAGGCAGCGCTGGCCTGGCTGGCCCACCCTTCGCAGGCATAA
- a CDS encoding YqhA family protein produces the protein MAIPPRDPPDRRSWLKRRGFSLTLLIAEFGVLSSLVFSLALFVFGAARTFRVLWEALPDIGGEATSKTLLLSAVEQTDVLLVATALLIISVGLQALFVQQLDNLPPWLHIRTFDDLKQKLLGIVVVALSVEFFKVALKWDGTASVLPLGLSLAAVILAIAVYSVVLQRSGGEGHEAGGPGGPHP, from the coding sequence ATGGCCATTCCTCCGCGTGACCCGCCCGACCGCCGATCGTGGCTGAAACGGCGCGGCTTCAGCCTGACCCTGCTGATCGCGGAGTTCGGCGTCCTGTCGAGCCTGGTCTTCTCGCTGGCCCTGTTCGTGTTCGGCGCGGCGCGGACCTTCCGGGTGCTGTGGGAGGCGCTCCCGGACATCGGGGGCGAAGCCACCAGCAAGACGCTGCTGCTCTCGGCGGTGGAACAGACCGATGTGCTGCTGGTCGCCACGGCCCTGCTGATCATCAGCGTAGGCCTGCAGGCGCTGTTCGTGCAGCAGCTCGACAACCTGCCGCCCTGGCTGCACATCCGCACCTTCGACGACCTGAAGCAGAAGCTGCTGGGCATCGTGGTGGTGGCGCTGAGCGTGGAGTTCTTCAAGGTGGCGCTGAAGTGGGACGGCACCGCGTCGGTGCTGCCGCTGGGCCTGAGCCTGGCGGCGGTGATCCTGGCCATCGCGGTGTACTCGGTGGTGCTTCAGCGCTCCGGTGGTGAGGGCCACGAGGCCGGGGGGCCGGGGGGCCCTCACCCATGA
- a CDS encoding MOSC domain-containing protein — MLTMQELRAHLPRAGRVDWLGLRTVRRGPMLALDEAELRAGLGVVGDHGKQEPPRLKALTGQPGEPPGRWPASPPLPGGQGKRQVTLIQAEHLPVIAALCGLDAVTPELLRRNIVVAGIPLLALKDRRFRIGEVVLEGTGECHPCSRMEENLGPGGYNAVRGHGGLTARVLQGGRIRLHDPVEPL, encoded by the coding sequence ATGTTGACCATGCAGGAACTGCGCGCCCATCTGCCGAGGGCGGGCCGGGTGGACTGGCTGGGCCTCCGGACCGTGCGGCGCGGCCCCATGCTGGCGCTGGATGAGGCGGAACTCCGGGCGGGGCTGGGCGTGGTGGGCGACCACGGCAAGCAGGAGCCGCCGCGCCTGAAGGCCCTGACCGGCCAGCCGGGCGAGCCGCCGGGCCGCTGGCCCGCCTCCCCTCCCCTGCCGGGCGGCCAGGGCAAGCGGCAGGTCACGCTGATCCAGGCGGAGCACCTGCCGGTAATCGCGGCGCTGTGTGGCCTGGACGCCGTGACGCCGGAGCTGCTGCGGCGCAACATCGTGGTGGCGGGCATTCCGCTGCTGGCGCTCAAGGACCGGCGCTTCCGGATCGGGGAGGTGGTGCTGGAGGGCACCGGCGAGTGCCACCCCTGCTCGCGCATGGAGGAGAACCTGGGGCCGGGCGGCTACAACGCGGTGCGCGGCCACGGCGGCCTGACCGCGCGGGTGCTGCAGGGCGGCCGGATCCGGCTCCACGACCCGGTGGAGCCACTGTGA